Proteins from a genomic interval of Kribbella aluminosa:
- a CDS encoding ABC transporter ATP-binding protein, whose translation MPAAISTEGLVKRFGRTYALDGLDLTVRTGEVHGFLGPNGAGKTTTIRILLGMTRADGGKATVLDGDPWSDATALHRRLAYVPGDVTLWPNLSGGEAIDLLGRMRGGVDKKRKAELLERFDLDPRKKARAYSKGNRQKVALVAAFASDVELLLLDEPTSGLDPLMEEVFREVVQEISDREGRTVLLSSHILSEVEALCDRVTIIRAGRAVESGTLNELRHLTRTSIQAELAGPMDGLAQLTGVHDLQVDDGHVRFDVDTDEINPVLRRLTEIGVRSLVSQPPSLEELFLRLYEPEAVK comes from the coding sequence ATGCCGGCTGCGATCAGCACGGAAGGTCTGGTCAAGCGGTTCGGGCGGACCTACGCCCTGGACGGTCTCGATCTCACGGTGCGAACCGGTGAGGTGCACGGGTTCCTCGGCCCGAACGGCGCGGGGAAGACCACCACCATTCGCATCCTGCTCGGAATGACCCGCGCGGACGGCGGGAAGGCAACGGTCCTGGACGGCGACCCGTGGTCGGACGCGACCGCCCTGCACCGGCGGCTCGCGTACGTGCCGGGCGACGTGACCTTGTGGCCGAACCTGTCCGGCGGCGAGGCGATCGACCTGCTCGGCCGGATGCGCGGCGGCGTGGATAAGAAGCGCAAGGCGGAGCTGCTCGAACGGTTCGACCTGGACCCGCGCAAGAAGGCGCGTGCGTACTCGAAGGGCAACCGCCAGAAGGTCGCGCTGGTCGCCGCGTTCGCCTCGGACGTGGAGCTGCTGCTGCTCGACGAGCCGACCTCCGGCCTGGATCCGTTGATGGAGGAGGTGTTCCGCGAGGTCGTGCAGGAGATCAGCGACCGCGAGGGCCGGACCGTGCTGCTGTCCAGCCACATCCTGTCCGAGGTCGAGGCGCTGTGCGACCGGGTGACGATCATCCGCGCCGGCCGCGCCGTCGAGAGCGGCACGCTCAACGAGCTGCGGCACCTTACCCGTACGTCGATCCAGGCGGAGCTGGCCGGCCCGATGGACGGTCTCGCGCAGCTCACCGGCGTGCACGATCTGCAGGTCGACGACGGCCACGTCCGGTTCGACGTGGACACCGACGAGATCAACCCGGTACTGCGGCGGCTCACCGAGATCGGCGTACGGAGTCTGGTCAGTCAGCCGCCGTCGCTGGAGGAGCTGTTCCTCCGGCTGTACGAACCCGAGGCCGTCAAATGA
- a CDS encoding ABC transporter permease gives MKSLAGTSGLIRLILRRDRIVLPLWIILLTAISVSYVKQYGDLFPTPDSRVKYASNAGFITLYGELSGSTLGEFVTWRLGFVPVMVGLISLLTVIRHTRVEEETGRRELLGATVVGRHAQLAAALTSTLGANVVLAVLLALGMHSQNLPLAGSVAIGIEYAGAGFLFAGVGAVAAQLTASSGTARGIAIGVLGAAYVLRAAGDTSAHTNGPLAWLSYISPIGWAQQIHPYAENRWWLGLAILAVTVLLVVVAVNLAVRRDVGAGLLPDRLGPADGTIGSPLALAWRLHRGLLVAWTAGFALLGLLFGGVAKGVGDMMRDDPTIQEMFRRMGGAAGLIDSFLAGVMLLVGLIASAYAVQATLRMRVEESSGRVEPVLATATSRWQWAASHLVFSLLGPAVALLAAGVTQGLAYGLAIGDVGGQLPRMIGAALVQLPAVWVLAAFAIAIFGFVPQASMVSWAGPAVCIVIGLVSAGVATAPWIRDISPFTHLPSLPGGPVSVGPLVVLLAIALAVGLAGLVGLRRRDLPA, from the coding sequence ATGAAGAGCCTCGCCGGTACGAGCGGGCTGATCCGGCTGATCCTGCGCCGCGACCGGATCGTCCTGCCGTTGTGGATCATCCTGCTCACGGCGATCTCGGTGAGCTACGTCAAGCAGTACGGCGACCTGTTCCCGACGCCGGACTCGCGCGTCAAGTACGCGAGCAACGCGGGCTTCATCACCTTGTACGGCGAGCTTTCCGGGTCGACGCTCGGCGAGTTCGTCACCTGGCGGCTGGGATTCGTCCCGGTGATGGTCGGGCTGATCAGCCTGCTCACGGTGATCCGGCACACCCGCGTCGAGGAGGAGACCGGGCGCCGCGAGTTGCTCGGGGCAACCGTTGTCGGCCGGCACGCCCAGCTCGCCGCCGCGCTGACCAGCACCCTCGGCGCGAACGTCGTCCTCGCCGTACTGCTTGCCCTCGGCATGCACAGCCAGAACCTGCCGCTCGCCGGATCGGTTGCCATCGGCATCGAGTACGCCGGGGCCGGGTTCCTGTTCGCGGGCGTCGGCGCCGTCGCGGCACAGCTGACCGCCAGTTCCGGAACGGCCCGTGGTATTGCGATCGGCGTACTCGGCGCGGCCTACGTACTACGCGCCGCCGGTGACACGAGTGCGCACACCAACGGCCCGCTCGCCTGGTTGTCGTACATCTCCCCCATCGGCTGGGCACAGCAGATCCACCCGTACGCCGAGAACCGTTGGTGGTTGGGGCTGGCGATCCTGGCGGTGACCGTACTGCTGGTGGTTGTGGCCGTGAATCTCGCCGTACGACGGGACGTGGGCGCGGGCCTGCTGCCCGACCGGCTCGGGCCGGCGGACGGGACGATCGGGTCGCCGCTCGCGCTGGCCTGGCGGCTGCACCGCGGGCTGCTGGTCGCGTGGACGGCCGGATTCGCCTTGCTGGGCTTGCTGTTCGGCGGGGTCGCGAAGGGTGTCGGCGACATGATGCGCGACGATCCGACCATCCAGGAGATGTTCCGGCGGATGGGCGGCGCGGCCGGGCTGATCGACTCGTTCCTGGCCGGGGTGATGCTGCTGGTCGGCCTGATCGCGTCGGCGTACGCCGTCCAGGCCACGCTCCGGATGCGGGTCGAGGAGAGTAGCGGGCGGGTCGAGCCGGTGCTGGCGACCGCGACCAGCCGTTGGCAATGGGCCGCGAGCCATCTCGTCTTCAGCCTGCTCGGTCCGGCCGTCGCACTGCTCGCCGCAGGTGTCACGCAGGGACTGGCGTACGGCCTCGCGATCGGCGACGTCGGCGGTCAACTGCCGCGGATGATCGGTGCAGCGCTCGTACAACTGCCGGCCGTCTGGGTCCTGGCCGCGTTCGCGATCGCGATCTTCGGGTTCGTCCCGCAGGCGTCGATGGTGTCCTGGGCCGGGCCGGCGGTGTGCATCGTGATCGGCCTGGTCAGCGCCGGCGTCGCCACCGCTCCGTGGATCCGCGACATCTCCCCGTTCACCCACCTCCCGTCGCTACCGGGCGGACCGGTCTCAGTCGGCCCACTCGTCGTACTGCTGGCGATCGCGCTGGCAGTCGGCCTGGCGGGCCTCGTCGGCCTGCGCCGCAGAGACCTGCCCGCCTGA
- a CDS encoding DUF899 family protein, with amino-acid sequence MKRSVEDSTALPPVVDRTTFTADLEELHVREKAHTREGDEIAAQRRRLPMVEVDANLTVTGPDGPVTLLDAFDGRKQLLAYYYMWHTGHPATEQCPGCTWCAGQIQEISYLQSRDITFAVFCQGPYAESRAYHDFMGWSMPWYSAVGSLEHLLEGRKIGQMYLISYVRQGDRVYETYWTTMRGVEVMDNNYALMDLMVYGRQEPYEDSPAGWPKQWATEPSRSPKVIDGRPIAQWSRIAAGRSDDLTGGRSATS; translated from the coding sequence ATGAAGCGAAGCGTTGAAGACAGCACAGCACTCCCGCCGGTTGTCGACCGTACGACGTTCACCGCGGATCTCGAGGAACTACACGTCCGCGAGAAGGCGCACACCCGCGAAGGAGACGAGATCGCCGCGCAACGCCGGCGGCTCCCGATGGTCGAGGTCGACGCGAACCTCACGGTGACCGGTCCGGACGGGCCGGTCACCCTGCTCGACGCGTTCGACGGCCGCAAGCAGCTGCTCGCGTACTACTACATGTGGCACACCGGCCACCCGGCCACCGAACAGTGCCCAGGCTGCACGTGGTGCGCCGGCCAGATCCAGGAGATCTCGTACCTGCAGTCCCGCGACATCACGTTCGCCGTCTTCTGCCAGGGCCCGTACGCCGAGAGCCGTGCGTACCACGACTTCATGGGCTGGAGCATGCCGTGGTACTCCGCCGTCGGCTCGCTGGAGCACCTCCTGGAGGGCCGGAAAATCGGCCAGATGTACCTGATCTCGTACGTCCGCCAGGGCGACCGCGTCTACGAGACGTACTGGACGACGATGCGTGGCGTCGAGGTGATGGACAACAACTACGCGCTGATGGACCTGATGGTCTACGGCCGCCAGGAACCGTACGAGGACTCTCCGGCCGGCTGGCCGAAGCAGTGGGCCACCGAACCGTCGAGATCACCCAAGGTGATCGACGGACGGCCGATCGCCCAGTGGTCCCGCATCGCGGCGGGACGCAGCGACGACCTCACCGGCGGGCGTTCCGCGACCAGCTGA
- a CDS encoding ABC transporter substrate-binding protein, producing MRKWLAVLAALCLLAVGPGTAVAAGPGNKKVIKIGVTQSVDSMNPFLAVRLVTGQIQRLIYGFLTVPDSKTLQPSPDLAESWTTSPDGLTWTFKIRQAKWSDGQPITADDAAWTFGKMMTDDGAKTGNGPAVENFRSVSANGQELTIKLKAPQASMLDNPVPIMPKHVWEKIKDISKYDGETYPTVGSGPYVAVEHKKDQFVRLEANPDYWRGRPKVDELQIIFYDNPAASIVGLKKGDIDLIGRLNPPDFESLKGDGNIVQWNTQGRRAAYLQINHGATTSDNKPIGGGHPALKDPRVRTALHYAIDKQKLVDEVQGGLAKPADGSIIPPLYKDFFWAATGAEKVTFDLAKANKILDDAGYKKGPDGVRTMPDGSRKLQFRFSIHTGTPIEDKLAEYLTGWFKEIGVTLTTKRLDSSKFTEETGTTALFDIAISGWSVNPDPEEVLATHLCSRRPTATGEGGGTESFYCDPTYESLYLQQQKELDRTKRAGIIKKMQERLYVDAPVIALYYPNDLEGYRKDRIAGITPIPEDKGLLYGGSGYWPFYTLEAVSTDAKASGGSNGGLIAGVAAGVVVLAIGGLFLARRRRGVADERE from the coding sequence ATGAGGAAGTGGCTGGCGGTGCTGGCGGCGTTGTGTCTGCTGGCGGTGGGGCCCGGTACGGCGGTTGCGGCCGGACCGGGGAACAAGAAGGTGATCAAGATCGGGGTGACCCAATCGGTCGACTCGATGAACCCGTTCCTGGCCGTGCGGCTGGTGACGGGGCAGATCCAGCGGTTGATCTACGGGTTCCTGACCGTGCCCGACTCGAAGACGCTGCAGCCGAGCCCGGACCTCGCGGAGTCGTGGACGACGTCGCCGGACGGGCTCACCTGGACGTTCAAGATCCGGCAGGCGAAGTGGTCGGACGGCCAGCCGATCACCGCGGACGACGCGGCCTGGACGTTCGGCAAGATGATGACCGACGACGGCGCGAAGACCGGCAACGGGCCGGCGGTGGAGAACTTCCGGAGCGTCAGCGCGAACGGCCAGGAGCTGACCATCAAGCTCAAGGCCCCGCAGGCGTCGATGCTCGACAACCCGGTGCCGATCATGCCGAAACACGTCTGGGAGAAGATCAAGGACATCTCGAAGTACGACGGTGAGACGTACCCGACCGTCGGCAGCGGGCCGTACGTCGCGGTCGAGCACAAGAAGGACCAGTTCGTCCGGCTGGAGGCGAACCCGGACTACTGGCGTGGCCGCCCGAAGGTCGACGAGCTGCAGATCATCTTCTACGACAACCCGGCCGCCTCGATCGTCGGGCTGAAGAAGGGCGACATCGACCTGATCGGCCGGCTGAACCCGCCGGACTTCGAGTCGCTGAAGGGCGACGGCAACATCGTCCAGTGGAACACCCAGGGCCGGCGGGCGGCGTACCTGCAGATCAACCACGGCGCGACCACCAGCGACAACAAGCCGATCGGTGGCGGGCATCCGGCGCTGAAGGATCCGCGGGTACGGACCGCGCTGCACTACGCGATCGACAAGCAGAAGCTGGTCGACGAGGTGCAGGGCGGGCTGGCGAAACCGGCCGACGGGTCGATCATCCCGCCGCTGTACAAGGACTTCTTCTGGGCGGCGACCGGTGCGGAGAAGGTCACGTTCGACCTCGCGAAGGCGAACAAGATCCTCGACGACGCGGGCTATAAGAAGGGCCCGGACGGGGTCCGGACGATGCCGGACGGGTCGCGGAAACTGCAGTTCCGGTTCAGCATCCACACCGGCACCCCGATCGAGGACAAGCTCGCCGAGTACCTGACCGGCTGGTTCAAGGAGATCGGCGTCACGCTGACCACGAAGCGCCTGGACTCCAGCAAGTTCACCGAGGAGACCGGGACCACGGCACTGTTCGACATCGCGATCAGCGGCTGGTCGGTGAACCCGGACCCGGAGGAGGTGCTCGCGACGCACCTCTGCAGCCGGCGCCCGACCGCGACCGGTGAGGGCGGCGGGACCGAGTCGTTCTACTGCGACCCGACGTACGAGAGCCTGTATCTCCAGCAGCAGAAGGAGCTCGACCGGACGAAACGGGCCGGCATCATCAAGAAGATGCAGGAGCGGCTGTACGTCGACGCGCCGGTGATCGCCCTGTACTACCCGAACGACCTCGAGGGCTACCGCAAGGACCGGATCGCCGGCATCACGCCGATCCCGGAGGACAAGGGCCTGCTGTACGGCGGATCGGGTTACTGGCCGTTCTACACGCTGGAGGCGGTGTCGACCGACGCCAAGGCCTCCGGTGGATCGAACGGCGGCCTGATCGCCGGTGTCGCGGCCGGTGTCGTCGTGCTGGCGATCGGCGGGCTCTTCCTGGCACGCCGGCGCCGGGGCGTCGCCGACGAGCGCGAATGA
- a CDS encoding TetR/AcrR family transcriptional regulator: MDRRAEDLTARARIRDAAIRLFGERGIEGASIRDIAAAAGVSSGLVRHHFGSKESLREACDDYAKERMLEVSTELATSGGVAALDPVALHPRVFPLQLYLVRSMMDGSETATALFLGAVETIEEWSEGYGIEPHDRRAYSAALAAIKLSVFAFRDQVSKALGEDITTPSGYARIGQGLLDVFSIPIVTQEQVETIRKQEK, translated from the coding sequence ATGGATCGGCGGGCTGAGGACCTGACGGCGCGGGCCCGGATTCGGGATGCGGCGATCAGGTTGTTCGGGGAGCGCGGGATCGAGGGGGCGTCGATCCGGGACATTGCCGCGGCGGCGGGGGTTTCGTCGGGGCTGGTGCGGCATCACTTCGGGTCGAAGGAGTCGTTGCGGGAGGCCTGCGACGACTACGCGAAGGAGCGGATGCTCGAGGTCAGTACGGAGCTGGCGACCAGTGGAGGTGTCGCGGCGCTCGATCCGGTCGCGTTGCATCCGCGGGTCTTTCCGCTGCAGCTGTACCTGGTCCGCTCGATGATGGACGGCTCCGAGACGGCGACGGCCCTGTTTCTGGGGGCGGTCGAGACGATCGAGGAGTGGTCCGAGGGGTACGGGATCGAGCCACACGACCGGCGGGCGTACTCCGCCGCGCTGGCCGCGATCAAGTTGAGCGTGTTCGCGTTCCGCGACCAGGTGTCGAAGGCGCTCGGCGAGGACATCACCACGCCGTCCGGGTACGCGCGGATCGGCCAGGGGCTGCTGGACGTGTTCAGCATCCCGATCGTCACGCAGGAACAAGTCGAAACCATTCGGAAACAGGAGAAATGA